One part of the Drosophila teissieri strain GT53w chromosome 3R, Prin_Dtei_1.1, whole genome shotgun sequence genome encodes these proteins:
- the LOC122619478 gene encoding sialic acid synthase, which yields MLLNDIISQKEVNAVYVIAEIGQNHQGCVETAKKMIWEAKKAGCHCVKFQKSDLPAKFTRSALNREYISDHAWGKTYGEHKEYLEFSKDQYLQLQAYCKELNVDFTASAMDERSLEFLADLNVPFIKIGSGDANNFPLLKKAASLDLPLVISTGMQTMQTVERIVHTMMESGKQNYALMHCVSSYPTAPEDCNLQLISVFSRRFPDVVIGYSGHELGVVVSQAAVLLGARILERHFTLDKSQKGSDHRCSLEPQELKALTAAISNFELSSVSLSPKKIYQILNGGRELEAALKDVEYKTILPCELPCRNKLGKSIVAARSLKKGCRLQLADMAIKVSEPSGLTAEAYLDIVGKELADKIGEDEPIYGSSIIN from the exons ATGCTGTTGAACGATATTATAAGCCAAAAAGAAGTTAATGCTGTCTATGTTATAGCGgaaattggccaaaaccaTCAGGGCTGCGTGGAAACAGCAAAGAAAATGATCTGGGAGGCCAAGAAGGCCGGATGCCACTGCGTTAAGTTTCAGAAATCCGATTTGCCAGCCAAGTTTACGCGATCCGCTCTAAATCGCGAATATATCAGCGATCACGCCTGGGGAAAAACCTACGGAGAGCACAAGGAGTACCTGGAGTTCTCCAAGGATCAGTATCTCCAGCTGCAGGCCTACTGCAAGGAGCTAAATGTGGACTTTACGGCTTCCGCCATGGATGAG AGATCGTTGGAGTTCCTGGCTGACCTTAATGTtccttttattaaaattgggTCCGGAGATGCAAACAACTTTCCGCTTCTCAAAAAAGCCGCCAGTTTGGACTTGCCACTGGTAATCTCCACCGGAATGCAGACCATGCAAACAGTGGAGAGGATTGTGCACACTATGATGGAGTCAGGAAAACAGAACTACGCTCTAATGCACTGCGTTTCATCGTACCCGACTGCACCCGAAGATTGCAACTTGCAGTTGATATCCGTTTTTAGTAGACGTTTTCCCGATGTGGTAATTGGGTACTCGGGTCATGAGCTTGGAGTGGTCGTTAGCCAGGCCGCTGTACTGCTAGGAGCACGCATATTGGAGCGTCACTTTACGCTGGACAAGAGTCAGAAGGGCTCCGACCATCGCTGCTCCCTTGAGCCCCAGGAATTGAAAGCTCTAACTGCAGCAATCTCGAACTTTGAACTCTCTTCAGTCTCGTTGTCTCCtaagaaaatatatcaaatattaaatggaGGCCGCGAACTGGAGGCAGCTCTTAAGGATGTTGAGTATAAAACCATTCTACCCTGCGAGCTGCCCTGCCGAAATAAACTGGGCAAATCCATTGTGGCAGCTAGGAGTCTCAAAAAAGGTTGTAGGTTGCAATTGGCAGATATGGCCATTAAAGTTAGCGAACCCAGCGGTCTGACAGCGGAGGCTTACCTGGACATAGTCGGCAAGGAATTGGCAGACAAAATTGGTGAGGATGAACCCATATATGGGAGTagcataattaattga
- the LOC122619475 gene encoding interleukin enhancer-binding factor 2 homolog, with the protein MVRGALRGGRPMRGGIRPPFKKTFVPRHPFDLTLAEVFFPKVPSAGAVDDSALTAALLKRNQDLSPTPSEQTAIGNLVTKVQAVLDNLVVAPGDLTTCQLEEVRQVGSFKKGTILTGNNVADVVVILKTLPTKESVDALAKKVEADLKASMKTEVLTKGDQHTVQIHERGFDIANVHAKVRILIATLPQNLRKLEPEIHLDHKLMQSHLAAIRHTRWFEENAHHSSIKVLIRILKDLTRRFDAFSPLSAWMLDLIAHLAIMNNPSRQALPINLAFRRVFQLLSAGLFLPGSAGITDPTEPGHIRVHTAMTLEQQDVCCYTSQTLLRVLAHGGYKHILGLEGNTSIVREMSVWNGVCVSPLTAVYEKPTDKKEGDLEEDIEMIENENEDEGSDDGAE; encoded by the exons ATGGTTCGTGGAGCTCTCCGAGGTGGCCGCCCCATGCGCGGCGGCATACGTCCGCCGTTCAAAAAGACATTCGTGCCCCGCCACCCATTCGATTTGACCCTGGCGGAGGTCTTTTTTCCCAAAGTGCCATCCGCCGGCGCCGTTGACGATTCTGCTTTGACTGCG GCGCTGCTGAAGCGTAACCAGGACTTGAGCCCCACTCCCAGCGAGCAGACTGCCATTGGGAATCTAGTGACCAAGGTGCAGGCTGTCCTAGACAATCTGGTGGTTGCACCCGGTGATCTGACCACTTGT CAACTGGAGGAGGTGCGTCAGGTTGGTTCCTTTAAGAAGGGCACCATTCTGACCGGCAACAATGTGGCCGACGTGGTGGTTATCCTCAAAACGCTGCCCACCAAGGAGTCCGTTGACGCGCTGGCCAAAAAAGTCGAGGCCGACCTGAAGGCCAGCATGAAGACTGAAGTTCTGACCAAGGGCGATCAGCACACCGTACAGATCCATGAGCGCGGCTTCGACATCGCCAACGTGCATGCCAAGGTGCGCATTTTGATCGCCACCTTGCCGCAGAATCTGCGCAAGCTGGAGCCGGAGATACATTTGGATCACAAGCTGATGCAGAGCCATCTGGCTGCCATCCGCCACACGCGCTGGTTCGAGGAAAATGCCCACCACTCCTCGATAAAGGTGCTCATTCGTATTCTCAAGGATCTCACCAGGCGCTTCGACGCCTTTTCGCCATTGTCGGCCTGGATGTTGGATCTTATCGCCCATCTGGCCATCATGAACAACCCATCGCGTCAGGCACTGCCCATTAATCTGGCCTTCCGTCGCGTCTTTCAGCTGCTCTCCGCCGGGCTATTCCTGCCCGGCTCGGCTGGCATCACGGATCCCACCGAGCCTGGACACATTCGGGTGCACACTGCCATGACATTGGAGCAGCAGGATGTGTGCTGCTACACGTCACAGACGCTGCTCCGCGTGCTGGCCCACGGCGGATACAAACACATTTTAGGCCTGGAGGGCAACACCAGCATTGTGCGCGAAATGTCCGTCTGGAACGGCGTGTGCGTGTCCCCTCTAACCGCTGTCTACGAGAAGCCAACGGACAAAAAGGAGGGCGACCTCGAGGAGGACATCGAGATGATCGAGAATGAAAACGAAGATGAAGGCAGCGACGATGGAGCCGAGTAA
- the LOC122621577 gene encoding zinc finger protein OZF isoform X2, whose protein sequence is MDLAIVDQCPVKNEPLEEDSFEEQSCSISDCDIEQPESEIKIEEACNYDIDFEPAKSIPQKTPMKLKACKSKKGQKRLLRNRTDTFKCTHCQKAFTRKENLQTHLRIHAGERPFECSHCFKSFGSSSHYKRHLLIHAENRPFKCPHCSKTFILNTSLKQHLRIHTGERPFSCSQCSASFTVKSSLHTHMIVHTGERPFKCTQCSTSFARKSNFQEHLRAHTGERPFICAHCPKAFKSNSHLQEHLRTHMEARPFECSHCSKSFKLKSILQKHLLTHAEGSFKCTQCTKTFAQKASLQIHLRVHAGENPYECSHCSETFASNSTFQLHLLEHAGKEPLKCSQCSATFAMRSLFQIHVRSHTRERTFKCAECSKSFFRKTHLKDHQVHLRDHTGEKPLKCSYCSKEFKLHSQLQVHLRDHTGKNPFACSHCSKTYMAKSNLQIHLRTHTGELPFKCSHCSKRFARSGDHREHLLVHTGEKPFKCSHCPTRFTQKSSLGRHQKKNLCGINSNRN, encoded by the exons ATGGATTTGGCGATCGTAGACCAATGCCCCGTGAAGAACGAACCACTCGAAGAAGACTCATTCGAGGAACAATCGTGCTCAATTTCTGACTGCGACATCGAACAGCCCGAAAGTGAAATAAAGATCGAAGAAGCTTGTAATTATGACATCGATTTTGAGCCAGCTAAAAGCATACCCCAAAAAACACCGATGAAGCTGAAGGCTTGTAAATCCAAAAAAGGACAGAAGCGCCTCTTGCGAAATCGCACAGATACATTTAAGTGTACCCATTGCCAAAAGGCGTTtacaagaaaagaaaacctgCAAACGCACTTGCGAATTCATGCAGGAGAACGGCCGTTCGAGTGTTCCCACTGCTTCAAGAGTTTTGGTAGCAGCTCACATTATAAGCGGCACTTGCTTATACACGCCGAAAACCGACCCTTTAAGTGTCCCCACTGCTCAAAGACTTTCATCCTGAATACATCGCTCAAACAACATTTGCGAATACACACAGGAGAAAGGCCGTTCTCCTGTTCCCAGTGCTCTGCATCATTTACAGTGAAATCTTCacttcacacacacatgatAGTGCACACTGGCGAGCGGCCGTTTAAGTGTACCCAGTGCTCAACATCTTTTGCGCGGAAATCAAATTTTCAGGAACACTTGCGTGCGCACACAGGAGAACGACCCTTTATATGTGCGCACTGCCCAAAGGCATTCAAATCCAATTCGCATCTCCAGGAACACTTGCGAACGCATATGGAGGCACGGCCCTTTGAGTGTTCCCACTGCTCGAAGAGCTTTAAGCTCAAGTCAATTCTTCAAAAGCACTTGCTAACACATGCTGAAGGATCCTTTAAGTGTACCCAGTGCACGAAGACTTTTGCACAGAAGGCAAGTTTGCAAATTCATCTGCGAGTGCACGCGGGAGAAAATCCGTACGAGTGTTCTCATTGCTCAGAGACCTTTGCAAGCAACTCCACTTTTCAACTGCACTTGCTTGAGCACGCTGGAAAAGAGCCCCTGAAGTGTTCCCAGTGCTCAGCCACCTTTGCAATGAGGTCACTTTTTCAAATCCACGTACGTTCCCATACAAGAGAGCGAACGTTTAAGTGTGCCGAGTGCTCGAAATCATTTTTTAGGAAGACACACCTTAAGGACCACCAG GTCCATTTGCGAGATCATACTGGAGAGAAGCCCCTTAAGTGTTCCTACTGTTCGAAGGAATTTAAGTTGCATTCGCAACTTCAGGTGCATCTGCGAGACCATACTGGAAAAAACCCCTTCGCGTGTTCCCACTGCTCGAAGACCTATATGGCCAAATCAAATCTTCAAATACACTTGCGAACGCACACGGGGGAACTGCCTTTTAAGTGTTCCCACTGCTCTAAGCGCTTTGCAAGGAGCGGAGATCATAGGGAACACTTGCTGGTGCACACGGGAGAGAAGCCCTTCAAGTGTTCACACTGCCCAACTAGATTCACTCAGAAATCCAGTCTTGGGCGAcaccaaaagaaaaacttatGCGGCATAAACTCAAATagaaattag
- the LOC122621577 gene encoding zinc finger protein OZF isoform X1 encodes MDLAIVDQCPVKNEPLEEDSFEEQSCSISDCDIEQPESEIKIEEACNYDIDFEPAKSIPQKTPMKLKACKSKKGQKRLLRNRTDTFKCTHCQKAFTRKENLQTHLRIHAGERPFECSHCFKSFGSSSHYKRHLLIHAENRPFKCPHCSKTFILNTSLKQHLRIHTGERPFSCSQCSASFTVKSSLHTHMIVHTGERPFKCTQCSTSFARKSNFQEHLRAHTGERPFICAHCPKAFKSNSHLQEHLRTHMEARPFECSHCSKSFKLKSILQKHLLTHAEGSFKCTQCTKTFAQKASLQIHLRVHAGENPYECSHCSETFASNSTFQLHLLEHAGKEPLKCSQCSATFAMRSLFQIHVRSHTRERTFKCAECSKSFFRKTHLKDHQVVHTGERPFKCTHCSKNFKHRSHLQVHLRDHTGEKPLKCSYCSKEFKLHSQLQVHLRDHTGKNPFACSHCSKTYMAKSNLQIHLRTHTGELPFKCSHCSKRFARSGDHREHLLVHTGEKPFKCSHCPTRFTQKSSLGRHQKKNLCGINSNRN; translated from the coding sequence ATGGATTTGGCGATCGTAGACCAATGCCCCGTGAAGAACGAACCACTCGAAGAAGACTCATTCGAGGAACAATCGTGCTCAATTTCTGACTGCGACATCGAACAGCCCGAAAGTGAAATAAAGATCGAAGAAGCTTGTAATTATGACATCGATTTTGAGCCAGCTAAAAGCATACCCCAAAAAACACCGATGAAGCTGAAGGCTTGTAAATCCAAAAAAGGACAGAAGCGCCTCTTGCGAAATCGCACAGATACATTTAAGTGTACCCATTGCCAAAAGGCGTTtacaagaaaagaaaacctgCAAACGCACTTGCGAATTCATGCAGGAGAACGGCCGTTCGAGTGTTCCCACTGCTTCAAGAGTTTTGGTAGCAGCTCACATTATAAGCGGCACTTGCTTATACACGCCGAAAACCGACCCTTTAAGTGTCCCCACTGCTCAAAGACTTTCATCCTGAATACATCGCTCAAACAACATTTGCGAATACACACAGGAGAAAGGCCGTTCTCCTGTTCCCAGTGCTCTGCATCATTTACAGTGAAATCTTCacttcacacacacatgatAGTGCACACTGGCGAGCGGCCGTTTAAGTGTACCCAGTGCTCAACATCTTTTGCGCGGAAATCAAATTTTCAGGAACACTTGCGTGCGCACACAGGAGAACGACCCTTTATATGTGCGCACTGCCCAAAGGCATTCAAATCCAATTCGCATCTCCAGGAACACTTGCGAACGCATATGGAGGCACGGCCCTTTGAGTGTTCCCACTGCTCGAAGAGCTTTAAGCTCAAGTCAATTCTTCAAAAGCACTTGCTAACACATGCTGAAGGATCCTTTAAGTGTACCCAGTGCACGAAGACTTTTGCACAGAAGGCAAGTTTGCAAATTCATCTGCGAGTGCACGCGGGAGAAAATCCGTACGAGTGTTCTCATTGCTCAGAGACCTTTGCAAGCAACTCCACTTTTCAACTGCACTTGCTTGAGCACGCTGGAAAAGAGCCCCTGAAGTGTTCCCAGTGCTCAGCCACCTTTGCAATGAGGTCACTTTTTCAAATCCACGTACGTTCCCATACAAGAGAGCGAACGTTTAAGTGTGCCGAGTGCTCGAAATCATTTTTTAGGAAGACACACCTTAAGGACCACCAGGTAGTTCACACGGGAGAACGGCCCTTTAAGTGTACCCACTGTTCGAAGAATTTCAAACATCGTTCGCATCTTCAGGTCCATTTGCGAGATCATACTGGAGAGAAGCCCCTTAAGTGTTCCTACTGTTCGAAGGAATTTAAGTTGCATTCGCAACTTCAGGTGCATCTGCGAGACCATACTGGAAAAAACCCCTTCGCGTGTTCCCACTGCTCGAAGACCTATATGGCCAAATCAAATCTTCAAATACACTTGCGAACGCACACGGGGGAACTGCCTTTTAAGTGTTCCCACTGCTCTAAGCGCTTTGCAAGGAGCGGAGATCATAGGGAACACTTGCTGGTGCACACGGGAGAGAAGCCCTTCAAGTGTTCACACTGCCCAACTAGATTCACTCAGAAATCCAGTCTTGGGCGAcaccaaaagaaaaacttatGCGGCATAAACTCAAATagaaattag
- the LOC122621581 gene encoding proteasome subunit alpha type-2 has translation MATERYSFSLTTFSPSGKLVQLEYALAAVSGGAPSVGIMASNGVVIATENKHKSPLYEEHSVHRVEMIYKHIGMVYSGMGPDYRLLVKQARKIAQTYYLTYKEPIPVSQLVQRVATLMQEYTQSGGVRPFGVSLLICGWDNDRPYLYQSDPSGAYFAWKATAMGKNAVNGKTFLEKRYSEDLELDDAVHTAILTLKEGFEGKMTADNIEIGICDQNGFQRLDPASIKDYLASIP, from the exons ATGGCTACCGAACGCTACAGCTTCTCGTTGACCACGTTCAG TCCTTCGGGAAAACTCGTCCAACTGGAGTATGCATTGGCGGCCGTATCCGGCGGAGCTCCCTCCGTGGGCATTATGG CTTCCAATGGCGTCGTCATTGCCACAGAGAACAAACACAAGTCGCCGCTGTATGAGGAGCACAGTGTGCATCGCGTGGAGATGATCTACAAGCACATTGGCATGGTGTACTCGGGAATGGGTCCGGACTACCGTCTGCTGGTCAAGCAGGCCCGCAAGATCGCGCAAACCTATTACCTGACCTACAAGGAGCCTATTCCAGTGTCACAGCTGGTGCAGCGCGTGGCCACGCTCATGCAGGAGTACACTCAGTCCGG TGGCGTTCGTCCCTTCGGAGTTTCCTTACTGATCTGCGGCTGGGACAATGACCGTCCGTATCTCTACCAATCCGATCCTTCGGGCGCCTACTTCGCCTGGAAGGCCACTGCCATGGGCAAGAACGCAGTCAACGGCAAAACCTTCCTGGAGAAGCG CTACAGCGAAGATCTGGAGCTAGACGACGCTGTTCACACCGCCATCCTCACTCTAAAAGAAGGATTTGAGGGAAAAATGACTGCCGACAACATTGAAATCGGAATCTGCGATCAGAACGGATTCCAGCGCCTGGACCCCGCCTCCATCAAGGACTACTTGGCCAGCATCCCCTAA
- the LOC122621579 gene encoding SUMO-activating enzyme subunit 1 — protein sequence MVVDMDTNETAVELTEAENELYDRQIRLWGLESQKRLRTAKILIAGLCGLGAEITKNIILSGVNSVKLLDDKNVTEEDFCSQFLAPRESLSTNRAEASLARARALNPMVDISADREPLQEKASEFFSQFDVVVVNGATNEELLRIDTICRDLGVKFIATDVWGTFGFYFASLQKHSYVEDVIKHKVVSNADKKKKYETVSIPTQRDVDYPGYSAWLEFDITAPSYLRKLKRNGPGVLLLSVLQKFRTAHQRDPSYKTREADLELLRGIRDELLPNSILSDEALGLIFAQISPAVAVVGGVVAQEVIKVVTKVEAPHRNLFVFDPETCAGYVETIEAK from the exons atggtCGTGGATATGGACACTAACGAGACAGCCGTGGAGCTCACGGAGGCGGAGAACGAGCTGTACGACAGACAAATCCGACTCTGGGGTCTGGAATCTCAGAAACG ccTGCGTACGGCCAAGATCCTCATCGCCGGACTGTGCGGCCTGGGCGCTGAGATTACCAAGAACATCATCCTGTCCGGAGTCAACTCCGTAAAACTGTTGGACGATAAGAACGTTACCGAGGAGGACTTCTGTTCGCAGTTCCTGGCCCCCCGTGAATCGCTGAGTACCAATCGTGCCGAAGCATCATTGGCACGGGCACGTGCTCTCAATCCCATGGTGGACATCTCCGCTGACCGCGAACCCTTGCAGGAGAAGGCCTCGGAGTTCTTCTCCCAGTTCGACGTGGTGGTGGTCAATGGCGCGACCAACGAGGAGCTGCTGCGCATCGACACCATTTGCCGCGACCTGGGCGTTAAGTTCATAGCAACTGATGTATGGGGCACCTTCGGGTTCTACTTTGCCAGTCTGCAGAAGCACAGCTACGTCGA GGATGTAATCAAACACAAGGTCGTATCTAATGcggacaagaaaaagaagtaTGAAACAGTCTCCATTCCAACTCAGCGTGATGTGGACTACCCCGGCTACTCTGCCTGGCTTGAATTCGATATTACGGCGCCTAGTTATTTGCGCAAACTGAAGCGCAATGGCCCGGGTGTGTTGTTGTTAAGTGTGCTGCAAAAGTTCCGCACAGCCCATCAGCGCGATCCCAGCTACAAGACCAGAGAAGCTGACCTAGAATTGCTTCGCGGGATTCGCGACGAACTGTTGCCCAACTCTATCCTGAGTGACGAAGCTCTGGGTCTGATTTTTGCACAGATCTCACCAGCCGTCGCGGTTGTTGGCGGAGTTGTGGCCCAAGAGGTCATCAAGGTGGTTACTAAAGTAGAAGCGCCGCACCGTAATCTGTTCGTTTTTGATCCCGAAACTTGTGCAGGATATGTCGAGACCATCGAGGCGAAGTGA
- the LOC122621578 gene encoding probable enoyl-CoA hydratase echA8: protein MLRKFGGLLAQQVGQQARLTAARRTFSSTIALHKDPATQEAEAAPPKNILVEKDKNITLIGINRPQQRNAIDSLTASQLCDAFANFEADDTSPVAVLYGVGGSFCSGFDILEISTDEKEEISVDILMRPEGSVGPTRRQIKKPVVCGINGYCIANGLELALMCDLRVMEESAVLGFFNRRFGVPMLDAGTIRLPAMIGLSRALDLILTGRPVGSQEAHDIGLVNRIVPTGTALGNALELATCLAKFPQRALIHDRNSVYSSTFETSTFHQAVQNEVMFTSREIIEDMQNGIKWFNQTFKPDTTHSWLKRDRSMADWDDEEVAEAAAQKEKLKQEQEAALAEAEKQKQAEKAQKKSKKAEEKPAESVDSKDPKDKPNEK from the exons ATGCTTCGCAAATTTGGAGGTCTGTTGGCCCAGCAGGTGGGCCAGCAAGCACGTTTAACCGCAGCAAGGCGCACATTTTCCTCGACAATAGCGCTGCATAAAG ATCCAGCGACccaggaggcggaggcggcgcCGCCCAAGAACATCCTGGTGGAGAAGGACAAGAACATCACCCTGATCGGCATCAATCGACCGCAGCAGCGCAATGCCATCGATTCGCTCACAGCCTCGCAACTTTGCGACGCCTTCGCCAATTTCGAGGCGGACGATACTTCGCCGGTGGCCGTGCTGTACGGCGTGGGCGGATCCTTTTGCTCCGGCTTCGACATCCTGGAGATCAGCACCGACGAGAAGGAGGAGATTAGCGTGGACATCCTGATGCGACCGGAGGGCTCTGTCGGTCCCACGCGTCGCCAGATCAAGAAGCCAGTTGTGTGCGGCATCAATGGCTACTGTATAGCCAACGGCTTGGAACTGGCACTCATGTGTGATTTGCGCGTGATGGAGGAGTCCGCCGTATTGGGATTCTTCAATAGACGCTTTGGTGTGCCAATGCTCGATGCCGGCACTATTCGGCTGCCGGCCATGATTGGATTGTCCCGTGCCCTGGATTTGATACTGACGGGACGTCCGGTGGGCTCCCAAGAGGCCCATGACATTGGGCTGGTCAACCGGATTGTGCCCACGGGCACGGCCTTGGGCAATGCCCTGGAGCTAGCCACCTGTCTAGCCAAGTTCCCGCAACGCGCGCTAATCCACGACCGCAACTCTGTCTACTCGAGCACCTTCGAGACCTCAACTTTCCACCAGGCGGTGCAGAACGAGGTGATGTTCACGTCTCGAGAGATCATCGAAGACATGCAAAACGGTATCAAGTGGTTTAACCAGA CCTTCAAGCCGGACACCACGCATTCGTGGCTAAAGCGCGATCGCTCGATGGCCGACTGGGACGATGAGGAAGTGGCTGAGGCTGCTgcgcaaaaggaaaaactaaagcaggagcaggaggctGCTTTGGCTGaggccgaaaaacaaaagcaggcCGAAAAGGCGCAGAAGAAGTCGAAGAAGGCCGAAGAAAAGCCAGCTGAAAGCGTCGATAGTAAAGATCCCAAAGATAAGCCAAACGAAAAGTAG
- the LOC122622499 gene encoding LOW QUALITY PROTEIN: acyl-CoA Delta-9 desaturase (The sequence of the model RefSeq protein was modified relative to this genomic sequence to represent the inferred CDS: inserted 2 bases in 1 codon; deleted 1 base in 1 codon): MSISDTVPYSRIHHQDEWISSKQTGVLFEYDAETVDGDLISDRFQLKRAENRRLDLVWRNIILFALEHLAALYGLYSIFTKAKLETTLFAAGLYIIGMLGVTAGAHRLWAHRTYKAKWPLRLILVIFNTVAFQDAAYHWARDHRVHHKYSDTDADPHNATRGFFFLHVGWLLCKKHPDIKEKGKGLDLSDLRADPILMFQRKHYYILMPLACFVLPTVIPMVYWNETLASSWFVASMFRWCFQLNMTWLVNSAAHQFGNRPYDKTMNPTQNAYVSAFTFGEGWHNYHHSFPWDYKTAEWGXANITTAFIDMFATIGWAYDLKSVAPDMIKRRVLRTGDGSHELWGWGDKDMTAADARNVLFVDKRSRFL, encoded by the exons ATGTCCATTAGt GATACGGTTCCCTACTCAAGGATACACCACCAGGATGAA TGGATTTCTTCCAAACAAACAGGTGTCCTATTCGAATACGATGCGGAAACAGTCGACGGAGACCTGATCAGCGATAGATTCCAGTTGAAACGAGCAGAGAACCGTCGGCTAGATCTGGTCTGGCGGAATATAATCCTGTTCGCTTTGGAGCACCTGGCTGCGCTCTATGGCCTGTACTCCATATTCACAAAGGCGAAACTCGAAACTACTCTTTTTG CTGCCGGATTGTATATCATTGGCATGCTAGGCGTTACAGCCGGTGCCCATCGTCTTTGGGCGCATCGCACCTACAAGGCCAAGTGGCCCCTCCGCCTGATTCTGGTCATCTTTAACACGGTCGCCTTCCAGGATGCCGCCTACCACTGGGCCCGTGACCATCGCGTCCACCACAAATACTCGGACACTGATGCCGATCCGCACAACGCCACCCGTGGGTTCTTCTTCTTGCACGTCGGCTGGCTTCTGTGCAAAAAGCATCCGGATATcaaggaaaagggaaagggacTGGACCTCTCCGACCTGCGCGCCGATCCTATTTTGATGTTCCAACGAAA GCACTACTATATCCTCATGCCCCTCGCCTGCTTTGTTCTGCCCACTGTAATTCCAATGGTTTACTGGAATGAGACACTGGCCTCCTCCTGGTTCGTGGCCAGCATGTTCAGGTGGTGCTTCCAGCTGAACATGACCTGGTTGGTGAACAGTGCGGCCCACCAATTCGGAAATCGTCCATACGACAA GACCATGAATCCCACCCAGAATGCTTATGTATCGGCCTTTACGTTTGGCGAGGGATGGCACAACTACCATCATTCCTTCCCATGGGACTACAAGACGGCCGAATGGGG CGCTAATATAACCACGGCCTTCATCGACATGTTCGCCACGATCGGCTGGGCCTACGACCTCAAATCAGTAGCTCCCGACATGATTAAGCGGCGGGTACTCCGCACTGGCGACGGTTCCCACGAGCTGTGGGGCTGGGGCGATAAGGACATGACAGCGGCGGATGCCAGAAACGTGCTCTTCGTCGATAAAAGATCACGATTTTTGTAG
- the LOC122621582 gene encoding uncharacterized protein LOC122621582 — MMSQETEPEQSSEPKQEDEPTPTGSFLCLHTSPPLHIALHGMSALTHTRLSKAAFDLCLELLEAGVKPQALADIVLHILEFKEQLD, encoded by the coding sequence ATGATGTCGCAAGAAACTGAGCCGGAACAGAGTTCCGAACCGAAGCAGGAAGATGAGCCAACCCCCACTGGCAGTTTTCTTTGCCTGCACACATCGCCGCCTCTCCACATCGCCCTGCACGGCATGTCGGCCCTCACCCACACCCGTTTGTCTAAGGCCGCCTTCGATCTCTGCCTGGAACTGCTGGAGGCGGGGGTCAAGCCGCAGGCTTTGGCGGACATAGTCCTGCACATACTGGAGTTCAAGGAACAATTGGATTGA
- the LOC122621580 gene encoding uncharacterized protein LOC122621580 has protein sequence MMGIDSLILQMYQRRMVKILIATFARMLIVSSFLADALHICQYWRLEQSIMNMNCRCGLIAAGVCINLLAIGQFIGSVLIVTRMEIYLGTGLLWLAAHLRLAVNPSQWSLARYFQLCNLISALLVIMLRSRRTAVVAFLLLTYVNCKDMERLLWHVLYKYAVKLLVGLILVGYRQRVSAGLIVLLLSIHCVDMHIWQESSLRLVASASRENFWHKVSVSGGLIFIVVKSRHYHSMF, from the coding sequence ATGATGGGCATTGATTCTTTAATCCTCCAAATGTACCAAAGGCGGATGGTGAAGATCCTGATTGCAACTTTTGCCAGGATGCTCATCGTGTCCAGCTTTCTGGCGGATGCCCTGCACATCTGCCAATACTGGCGACTGGAGCAGAGCATAATGAATATGAACTGTCGTTGTGGGCTCATTGCGGCTGGAGTCTGCATCAACTTGCTGGCGATCGGACAATTTATTGGCTCGGTGCTGATTGTGACTAGAATGGAGATTTATCTGGGCACGGGACTTCTTTGGCTGGCGGCCCACCTGCGGCTGGCCGTCAATCCGTCGCAATGGAGCCTCGCCAGGTACTTCCAGCTGTGCAATCTGATCAGTGCCCTGTTGGTCATAATGCTAAGGTCTCGACGCACCGCTGTTGTCGCCTTCCTGCTGCTCACCTACGTGAACTGCAAGGATATGGAGCGGCTTCTGTGGCACGTCCTCTACAAGTACGCTGTGAAGCTCTTGGTGGGCCTCATCCTCGTTGGTTACCGGCAAAGGGTCTCCGCCGGGCTGATCGTCCTACTGCTGTCCATCCATTGTGTGGACATGCACATCTGGCAAGAGTCGTCCCTGCGGCTTGTGGCTTCAGCTTCGAGGGAAAACTTCTGGCACAAAGTGTCGGTGTCTGGCGGATTGATCTTTATTGTCGTGAAAAGCCGACACTACCATAGCATGTTCTAA